A window of the Mus musculus strain C57BL/6J chromosome 18, GRCm38.p6 C57BL/6J genome harbors these coding sequences:
- the LOC108168367 gene encoding HMG domain-containing protein 3-like, producing MVTALLSLQSVPTEAQSVALARGSHAITRAGRFRCAARAAGTGLPGDQWCAVASATSAPVPRRLVSLLPSSGFPGPDPRGPRQASAEPVREPAALRSPFTTRQRDSDSGSERDCGDSAPCVAGRGRGAGAPPAPGMRARALASTFSLPLSRVEPPLAYSGERECTDQQHPCRAPVPGTPGNVSREARKLLRIDKNNRVSFS from the exons ATGGTGACAGCG CTCCTAAGCCTCCAATCGGTTCCAACAGAGGCCCAGTCGGTTGCGCTTGCGCGAGGGTCGCACGCAATCACGCGCGCCGGCCGCTTCCGGTGCGCCGCGAGGGCCGCCGGGACGGGTCTCCCTGGCGATCAGTGGTGTGCTGTCGCCTCTGCCACCAGCGCGCCGGTGCCACGGAGACTCGTGTCCTTGCTACCTTCTTCGGGCTTCCCGGGGCCTGATCCCCGGGGCCCTCGGCAGGCGTCAGCCGAGCCTGTGCGCGAACCTGCGGCCCTCCGCTCGCCCTTCACGACCCGGCAGCGCGACTCGGACTCAGGGAGCGAAAGGGACTGTGGCGACTCCGCGCCGTGTGTCGCCGGGCGGGGCCGCGGGGCCGGGGCTCCTCCAGCCCCCGGGATGCGTGCGCGAGCTCTCGCCTCCACTTTCTCTTTACCGCTGTCACGCGTGGAGCCGCCTCTCGCCTACAGCGGGGAGCGCGAGTGCACAGATCAGCAGCACCCCTGTCGAGCCCCGGTGCCGGGTACCCCCGGGAATGTGAGCCGCGAGGCTCGCAAGCTCCTCCGG ATTGACAAGAACAATCGTGTTTCCTTCTCGTAA